The genomic stretch TATCCTGGTTGTACCTTATATACCAAAGCCAAAGGTTTAGATTTATCCCTCCGGTTAATCTCAGAAAAATTGGGTTTCCGCCTAAAAGAACTCACCACCTGGAATTGCTGCGGGGCAATCTATAACGAAGTAGAAAATGATATCACCGCGCACATCGCCCCTTTAAGAAACTTAATTCAAGCCAAAAAGGAAGGGGGGGATAAATTAGTAACGACCTGTGCCGCCTGCTACAATGTCTTAAAGCGGAGTCAGAGTTTTGTCTTCTTGGAGAATAATCCGGAGATAAAAAAAAGAGTTTCTGCCTATCTGGAAGATGAGATTGGTGATTATAAAGGAGATATTGAAATCCTCCACTACTTGGAACTCTTAAAGCAGGAGATTGGTTTTGAGCGGTTAAAGAACGGCAAGAAATTAAATGGCTTAAAGGTCGGCTGCTATTACGGTTGTCTTTTGACCCGCCCGCCCAAGGTCTTAAAATTTCCCTTAGGGATAATGGAAGAACTATTTTCCCTTCTGGGCGCCGAAATCGTTGAATCTCCCTTTCGGGAATATTGTTGCGGTGGTTATACTTTACTAATTAGTAAAGAAGGAACCCGGGAGTGTGTGGCGAAAATCTTAAATAGTTTTTCTGATGCCGAAGTGATTATCACCTCCTGTCCCTTATGCCTTTACAACCTTGACAAATTCCAAGATGGTCCAAACCGACCAATTCTCTATTTCAGCCAACTCTTAGGAGTTCTTTTTGACCTAAAAGAAGAAGTTTTGAACTTCCAAAACCATTTTGTTGACCCCAGACCAATCTTAGAAAAGAGGGGGCTTTATGGAAAAGTTTGAACCAAAGTTAATTGGCTTTCTTTGCAACTGGTGCAGTTATGCGGGGGCTGATTTAGCGGGCACCTCCCGAATATCTTATCCACCCAATCTACGCGTTATCCGGGTGATGTGTTCCGGTTATGTTGACCCCCAATTTGTCTTAAAGGCATTCGCCTTAGGTTTTGATGGTGTTCTGATTGGTGGTTGCCATCCGGGTGATTGCCATTATCAAACCGGAAATTATAAAACCCTGCGCCGGATGAAACTCTTAAAGAAACTATTAAAGCAACTGGGGATTGAAGAAGAGAGGTTAAGGGTGGAATGGGTCTCCGCCTCTGAGGGTAAGAGGTTCGCGGAGGTGGTTAGTGATTTTACCGAAAAGATAAGAAGTCTCGGACCATTAAAATAACTCTTTTCCCTTAAACTGGCAAAAATTATATGAGAAAAAACTTAATCCTTCTCACTAATGATGATGGCATCTTTTCTTCTGGTTTATCTCTTCTTTATCAGATAGTTAAAGATTTAGCCCCAACTCGGGTTTTTTCCCCCCTTACCAATCAGTCCGCCGCCAGTCATTCCTTCACTTTAAGAAAGCCAATAAAGGTTTGCCGAATGAAGAAGAATTGGTTTGGAGTAGAAGGGACGCCAACCGATTGTGTTCTGGTTGCCTATCATGGACTTTTACGCAAAAGAATAAGTTTGGTCATCTCTGGGATCAACGACTCTCCCAATCTCGGTGAGGATGTCTTATATTCCGGGACAGTGGCGGCGGCGATTGAAGGGACAATTTTGGGTATCCCATCATTTGCCTTATCGGTATTAGATAAAAACTCTCTCCCACCTACCCAAAAGATAAAAAGTTTTATCACCTCTTTAACCCGAGACCTCTTAAAAA from candidate division WOR-3 bacterium encodes the following:
- a CDS encoding hydrogenase iron-sulfur subunit; the encoded protein is MEKFEPKLIGFLCNWCSYAGADLAGTSRISYPPNLRVIRVMCSGYVDPQFVLKAFALGFDGVLIGGCHPGDCHYQTGNYKTLRRMKLLKKLLKQLGIEEERLRVEWVSASEGKRFAEVVSDFTEKIRSLGPLK
- the surE gene encoding 5'/3'-nucleotidase SurE, with amino-acid sequence MRKNLILLTNDDGIFSSGLSLLYQIVKDLAPTRVFSPLTNQSAASHSFTLRKPIKVCRMKKNWFGVEGTPTDCVLVAYHGLLRKRISLVISGINDSPNLGEDVLYSGTVAAAIEGTILGIPSFALSVLDKNSLPPTQKIKSFITSLTRDLLKNGLPKKTLLNINIPAQEIKGIKITTLGKRIYRDMAIETKNEKNEICYIIDGSMDYQPHRGTDFEAVYSGYISITPLHLDMTHYQELKTYERRFKKIIKF
- a CDS encoding CoB--CoM heterodisulfide reductase iron-sulfur subunit B family protein; this translates as MKEFPYYPGCTLYTKAKGLDLSLRLISEKLGFRLKELTTWNCCGAIYNEVENDITAHIAPLRNLIQAKKEGGDKLVTTCAACYNVLKRSQSFVFLENNPEIKKRVSAYLEDEIGDYKGDIEILHYLELLKQEIGFERLKNGKKLNGLKVGCYYGCLLTRPPKVLKFPLGIMEELFSLLGAEIVESPFREYCCGGYTLLISKEGTRECVAKILNSFSDAEVIITSCPLCLYNLDKFQDGPNRPILYFSQLLGVLFDLKEEVLNFQNHFVDPRPILEKRGLYGKV